CCATTTTCCGGGTTTCTCAACAGTTCAAGCAGTTCTTGAGAAAGAAATGTGTTGCCTGCTGTTTCTTTCGTCATGGGGAATGCTTGCCTGGTCTTAAGAGAGTGGACGACTTGGATTTCATGTTCCGGGTTTAAAATTCGAGTTCCATCAGATCTTCGCCGAGTGTGGTATTCGGAAAGATTTTCTGGGCAACTTGGATTCCGATGGGATCATCGCCTGAACGTTGCGGGTCGATGTGTGTCAGCACTAATTTTCCGACTTGCGAATCTCTGGCCAGTTCCGCGACGGGCGTTGTGTGGCTGTGCCCGGTTTTTTCGGCCCACTCTGCCATATCATCGGGAAAGTAGCACTCATGGATCAAGAGATCGACACCTTGAACAAAGTCGAGATGCTGTTCCGGATTGGCGGTATCGGTGATGTAAGCCAGCGAATGTTCGGGCCAATCAATGCGATATCCCACAGATCCGCCCGGATGTTCCAGCTTTAAGTGCCTCAGAATTCCCTCACCGGGAACGTTGACTGTTTTCGGCAAGGGAATGTATTCGTAATCAGGCAGGACGGGAAAGATTTCTTCACAGAACAGGTGTGTCTGAATCGCGGTCAGCTTGGCTGCTTCCCCATACACTTTGACGGAATCGACTTGATCGGTCAGCATGGGAACCAGGAAAAAAGAGAGCCCTGCAATATGGTCCAGGTGGGCGTGCGTCAGGAAAATCTGTAAATCGCGCGTTTGCAGGAAATCGGGAACGCGAAAAAAACTGGTTCCCGCATCAAAAATGATTCCCAACTCGGGGAGCATTAAGCAGGCGGTATGCCGACGCTCATTAGGGTGATAACCACCTGTCCCCAACAGCACGATTCGCATTGCTCCACTCCCCGCTAATCACCATGTAGCCCGTCTATCAAGTTATTCCCTATATTAACGGGCGAATCATCAGGCTGGCTACAGCAAAAAAAACGGCAGGTTCATTTGTATGAACCTGCCGGGATCTGCTTATGAGTCCAGACGGCGCTCACGAATCCAGTCAGTATGGAACGTTCCCTCTTTATCAATTCGTTGATAGGTATGAGCGCCAAAGTAGTCACGTTGTGCCTGCAGCAGGTTGGCTGGCAAGCGCGCCTGGCGATAGCCATCGTAGTAGCTCAAAGCGGCAGTGAAACTGGGAACCGGCAGTCCCAGTTCAACGGCGGTCGCGACAACGCGACGCCAGCTGGGTTGCGCGTTTTCAACGGCATTGCGGAAGAAATCGTCCAGCAGCAGGTTTTCCAGTTCCGGGTTCTTGTCGAAGGCTGCTTTAATGTCCTGCAGGAAGGTCGAGCGAATAATGCATCCGCCGCGCCAAAGCAGAGCAATATCGCCGTTATTCAGCTTCCAGCCAAAGTGCTCGGCGGCAGAATTCAGCTGAACGTATCCTTGAGCATAGCTGCATAATTTGGACGCATACAAGGCCTGACGGACATCTTCGATGAACTGATCGCGATCACCTTCAAACTTTTTATCAGGCCCACCCAGGATTTTAGAAGCACGCACACGTGCGTCTTTCTGAGCAGACAGGCAACGGGCATAAACGGCTTCGGTGATCAGCGTTGTGGGAACACCCAGATCCAGAGCATGCTGGCTCATCCATTTTCCGGTTCCCTTTTGTTTGGCGGTATCCAGGATTTTATCAACCAGATAATCGCCGGTTTCTTCATCAATGACGGTGAAGATGTCACGGGTGATCTCAATCAGGTAACTTTCCAGTTCGCCTTTGTTCCATTCATCGAAGACCTTGTAAAGTTCTTCGTTGGTGAGTCCCAGGGCATGTTTGAGGATGTAGTACGATTCACAGATCAGCTGCATGTCCCCGTATTCGATGCCGTTATGCACCATTTTGACATAGTGCCCTGCTCCGGCTTCGCCGACCCATTCGCAGCAGGGAATGTCGTGATTATCGCCGACCTTTGCAGAGATGTCCTGCAGGATCGATTTGACATGCGGCCAACCAGCTGGAGATCCGCCGGGCATGATGCTGGGGCCTTTGAGGGCGCCCTCTTCACCACCGGAAACACCGGTTCCAATGAAGAGCAGACCGGCCTCTTCGACTTCTTTAGTCCGACGATTGGTGTCGTCGAAATGGGTGTTACCGCCGTCGATGATGATATCACCAGGGCTGAGTAAACCTTTGAGATCATCAATGATGGCGTCGACGGCAGGTCCCGCTTTGACCATCAGCATGACTTTACGAGGAGCGGCCAGACTGTCCACAAGATCTTTGAGGCTGTGGTAGCCTGTGATCTTCTGCTCGTCCGTTTTGCTGCTGACGAATTCGTCTGTGGTGCTGGTGGTGCGGTTGAAAACACCCACTGCATAGCCATGATTGGCCATATTCAGTACCAGGTTTTGTCCCATGACAGCCAGGCCTACCAGGCCGATATCGTTTTTTGACATTGATCAATTCTCGTTTACTTCTGATGTGATTTAAAATAAGGTTGAGGGCGATTTATTTCGATCGTGCTGAGACGAACTCAGTTCACGGGATTATCGTTTCCAGGGCGGTAGCTCTGGAAGATAACTGTCAAATTCCGCAATGACTTTTGCCTGATATTCACCAGCGTACTCGCCTTTGAGGAACTTGTCACAAGCTTCGCCGATGAAGCGTTCCCAACTGGCTTCTTCCGCACCGGGATTGATGGGATAGAAGAGTGCGCCGACCGCTTCCGCCGCTTTCATATCGCCGGGCGCATCGCCGATCATAAGCACTTTGTCTGCTTCGTAGCCACAAGCTTTGGCTTGTCCCAGGGTTTCCTTTTTGCTGCCCGCTTCCTGACCGCAGATTGCATCGACAAATTGTGCGATGTCGTGTTCTTCCCATTCTTTATTCAATGCTTCATTGGGTGTCGCGGAACAGACAATCATGTCGGCGACCGGATCGAGCTTCATCAGGCTCTCTCTGACGTTCGGATAAGGGGGAACGTCATGGACCATGTCAGCGATCATTTCATTGACTGCCAGTGACCATTTCAATGCCAGTTCCAGATCGGCATCCTTGGTTTTTTCGACTTCCGCGGTCAATGTCGGGTTGCCCAGCTTGGTTTCGCGTTCAATCCAGTCTCTGACGCCTTGCAGCTTAGGAACGCTTACTTTACGTGATTGTACTTCCGGGCGTTCTTCAAGCAGATCGAGTGCCAGTGTATAAGAAATGAAGCGATTTGCCCCGCGCCACTTCGAATACAGGTTGGTAAATTCAGCCGCTTCCCGTGCGTATTTTGAGATGGGTTGCAGACCAAAGTAGTTGATGAAATTAGGAATAAAACACTCTTTGTGTTTAATTTCCATTGAGTCAAAGGCACAGCCGTCTGAGTCGATGCCGATCAAAAACTCGTTTTTCTTCTGGAAGTTGGTATCCAATGGATTATCCGACACAATCTTCTCCCGTTTCTCTTTATGAAATATTTTTATGTGTTCTGGTGGTTTGTGTTATCTGTCTGCCTGAGGAACATACTTCGGCAGTTTCTGATCAGAAAACAGTGGTTGTAATTGGGCAAATCGAATACGGCCGTTGATCATGGGGATGCTGGGCCAGTCATTGCCAACCAGAGGTTTACAGTACTTGATAAAATCGTCCGTGACGTCCATTCCATCCGCGCTGATCCAGTTTTTCGGGAAGGTACGCTCGCTGTTTGCGACTTCCGGCAATGGAACTTTGTCGTAACGGACATTGTATCCCGGGCCTTCTGCCCGGAGAATTGTGGACATGAATCCGGACTCACCGGCGGCTGCCAGCAATGCGGCTTTCTGGCCTGCCCCATAGGCTTCATCAAGGTCAACGGTCGAAGCATACGCGATATTATGACGCTGGTCGGTTCCAGGAATGTTGGCCCGAGCGGCCCCCTTGACTGCCAGGCCTCTCTGATTCAGCTCGTTGACCAGCAACTGAGCCACCGTCAGCTGACTGGAACTGAACTGGGTATGGCCGAATGAGTCCTTGGTTTCGCCGATGTCTCCCAGAGACAGTCCTTCGCTGACCACAACAATCAGACGACCATCTTTTTTCAGCTGTTCGTTGACCTGGGCATGAATCTGATCAATGCTGATCGGGTTCTCTGCCAGATAAATCTGCATTGGGATTTTTCGTTGTGGATCTGCCAGACGAGCGGCAGCGGGAATGAAGCCGATTTTCCGTCCCATGGCCTGTAGAACCAGAACGGGGTCAGCCGGACAGCTTCCGCGGTTCTCTTCATTTGCCATCTGAACCATGCTCATCCAGTAGCGGGCAGTACTACCGTAACCGGGCGTATGGTCAATCAGTTTGAATTCACTGTCTCCCACATCGTTGTCGATGGTTTTGGGAACGCCGATACCAACAATATCAACGCCGCGTTCTGTCGCCATCTGGGCCACTTTGTTGGCAGTGTCCATCGAGTCGTTGCCGCCGATGTAGCAAAAGTAGCCAATATTATGGGCTTTGAAGACTTCCACAATGCGGTCAAAGTCTTCGTTTTGATGCTCTTTCAGTTTATAGCGACAGGTTCCGACTGAACCAGCGGCCGGAGTGACGCGGAGTAACGCAATTTCTTCGGGTGACTGTCCACTGAGATTCAGTAGTTCTTCTTTGAGGACCCCTTCAATTCCATGCCAGCCAGCATAGATGGTTCCAATCTCTGGCAGATCTCTGGCGGTTTCCACCAGTCCCCGCAGGCTGTTATTGATGACAGGTGAAGGACCACCCGATTGGGCCACAATCATGTTCTTTGGACTTGCCACGTTTTCTCCTCACTCAACTGTTGTATATTTGAGATGTGATTGCCGTCATGATGGCAACAACATTTCCGACTGTTACTTTGCGCCCCCGAAACTGACTTGATCTCAACCGTCATTCAGGCTTTCGTCATCGATTCCCGAATTTATTCCTAAATTCTGTCGGCAGAAGGATGACCGGTTCCTCACGAATCAATTAGGGCGTTTACGAACGCTTCCCACAAGATCTAGGACGATTCTCAGAAGGCTTCTTTGATAAAGTGTTATTCACAAATAGTTTATGAATATCATATTCTTTGCCTGAGCGGGCAGAAAATAGCCTCTGTCCAGTGTGGGTGATAAAGTTAATAGACTCACAAAGACTTGTTTTAACTCACACAGTCGGGATATTACCCGATTTAGGGTTCTAATTCAAAGTATCGCCGTATCACCAAAACAGAAAGTTCCGGGAAAGTTTGGGAATCCGTTTTTATGAACTTTCGGAACAAAATGATTTCATTTGGGTGTCAAAATGACTTTGGTTCCTTGAATTTGATAGTCCAGATTCAGAGGGCTGAACAGAGCGTCAAAAAACTCCGGCGGTTTCGCATCTTTGACGGTGACATCGATCAATTTATTGAGATCAATGCCTGCGGATTTTAACTGACTTGCATTATAGTCGAATTCGATCCCCGACTGTTCCAGTTTGTTCATGATGGCAAGTAAGGGAACCTGTTTCACCCGGAGTGTAAATTTCCGTCTTTGAATGGGAACGGCATCAGCATTGACTGGTTTTGGACTTCGAAGTGTCTTTGTTGGATTCAATAGTTGCTCAATTTTTTCATGCACTTCGATTGAGGCCTGAATGGTGATCGATTTCCCGGAGGGAACCACGGTCAGATCTGGAAACGCCTGTTTCAGCTGTGTGATCAATGCGGAAACAGAACCCTTGCGTGGCTGATACGTTTTTTTGATGGTGACGATCTCTGGGACTGGTTCCAGTTGGATTTGCCTGCCCTGTTGCTCCCACTGAAATGTAAAACCTAATTGGATCAAAACCAGAGAGAGTGCCTGGTTGGCATTGACTGCGGTCAGGCTGCCATTTGCCCAGAGATCGTGAGGAATTTGTTTTGGATCTGTCAGCGTGAGCTGATAGGCGTCTGTGATTTGTTTCAAAATCTCAGCGGGTGTCTCCAGATCCTGGTAATGAAACGTCTTCTTCCGAGAGAGAAATAGAACACGCGATTTCAAACTGGCCCGTGAGGCTGACAGATTCTGCAATTCTTCCTGTTTCAATTCCAGCAAGGTCATCAGGTTAGCGACAGCCTGAGCGGGACCGATGTAAATATTGCTGCCCACAATCCCTATTTGGGCATGCGCTTCTGAAGCGATCTTTTCCAGCCCTGCTTCGAGAGACAGATTTTGGGTGTCGATGGTCAGTTTCAGAGAGGGATCAATTCTCCGATCGAGAATAATCGATATATTTTGCGTACTTTGAATGCGTTGCAGAATCGCGCGAATCCCCACATTCGACCAGGAAGCCGAAAAAGGCTGAACGAGAACGCGGCGAAAGTTTCGATCAGTCAGATACTTAGGGGGATCTCGATCCAGAACAGCTAACTGGTGATCAGAGTTTTGGTTGGCGGCTCGTGCGAGACGGCTTTCATTCCCGCCTGTCATCAGGAGCAGAAAGAGCGGAATCCACCAGTTCAGGCTGTTACGCGAAATTTTCACAAAACGGGTCTTTCAAATGAAGGGTGATTTATCCGGCGCCTTTAGCATGAAAAACAGGAATCAAGTGCTGGAGTGTTGCCTTGCGCCATGATAACATAGTAACAGTACCCTTTCCTGTCATACTTCATCATCAAGTATGTGATAATCCTTATCTTTTGAGAGTCAATGCTTTATGCAGAAAATACAGGCCGTTGGAATCGATTTGGGAACGACTTATTCCTGTATCGCTCATCTGAACGAGCATGGAGAACCGGTTACGATTCCTAATCAGGAAGGAGAGCTGTCCACACCTTCAGTCGCCATGTTTGATGGCGCCGAGGTGATTGTGGGAACAGAAGCCTTACGTCATGCGATTGTGAATCCCCGCAATGTCATTCAACATGCGAAGCGTTTCCTGGGTAAACAGGACTTTCGCTGGGAGATTGACGGACGCTATTTCTCGCCGAAAGATATCTCGGCGTTTATTTTGAAAAAGCTGCTTTCTGCCGCCGAAGAACGCATCGGCCCCATTGAATCCGCGGTCATTACCGTTCCTGCTCAATTCAGTGATGTTCAGCGACAGGAAACGATCGCTGCCGGGAAACAGGCCGGATTAAAACAGGTTGACCTGATTAATGAACCCGTGGCTGCGTCGCTCTGCTACGTCTTGGGAACCGAGGGAATGTGGTTTGCTGAACTGGCTGAGGAACAGCGGATTCTGGTCTATGATCTGGGGGGCGGTACCTTCGATCTGTCTCTGGTCAAATATCAGAAAGATGAAGTCAATGTGATTGCCAGTGGCGGTGATTTGAAACTGGGCGGCATTGACTGGAACAGTAAATTGCAGGCCGCCATTGCCGAGCAGTTTTTCACCGAGTTCGGTACTAACCCGTGTAATGATCCTGAGAGTCTTCAGTATCTGGCAAATGAAGTAGAACAGGCGAAACGAAGTCTGACCGTTCGACCTAAGACGACCCTTGCCTGTCAGGTCGGTTCTACGCGAAAGACCTATCAGATTACACAGTCTCAGTTTGAGCAACTAACTAAGGATCTGGTTGAACAGACGACCAAAATCACGAAAGCATTGTTGAGCGACAATAAGATGGGCTGGGCCCATGTGGATGTGGTATTGACGACCGGTGGTTCCTCACGGATGCCGATGGTGCGTGATGCGTTAAAACAGTCAAGTGGTACGACGCGCAACCTGTCACTCCCTCCGGACCAGTCGATTGCCCATGGTGCCGCTTATTATGCCGGGATGCTGTTAAGCAATCGAGAGTATGCCGAGTCGATTCTGACGACGGAAGCAGCCAGCCGTCTTGCAAAAATCAAACAACACAGCGTCAATGCCCGTTCACTTGGATTTCTCGTGAGAGATCAGACCGGGCAGCAACGCATGCCGCATTATCTTCTACCTGCGAATACCCAGTTACCGGCCTCAATCAAACACACCTATGGTACGGTTTCACCCAACCAGCGTCGTGTGCATCTCAAATTGATTGAAAGTGGTGCTTCTAAGGACGAACCCTTTGTGGTTCTGGGAAATTGTGTCATTGAGGGATTGCCGGCTGATTTGCCCGTCGATTCCAAAATCGAAGTCTTAATGGAGTACGATTCGGAAGCCCGCGTGCATGTTTCCGCGCGGGATTGTACGAGTGGCAAAGAAGCACGGATCGAGATCACACGCGAACAGAATCTGGTTCAGGGGACTCTGGAAGAGGCAGAAGTGAAAACGGAACCTCAGGAGCCCGCCGGGCATTCCGATCCGATCATGTTGAAAGAAATTCTGGATCAGGCAGAACCTGCCAATCCGCCTGAGCAAAAGAAGGCTCCTCCTGCAAAGCAGTCTTTTTCTGCACAACCCAACCCGGTGGCACGTGGTCTGGATAGCTCTGAACGCCCGATTGCATTGTGTAATCAATGTGGTGAGCCTCAACTCGGGCCAGCGGGGGCTGATTGTTCGACTCCGGAACAGCATACAAAAGGGGCATTGTCGACCCGAAAATCGGCCCCTCAAAAGAAGAGTGGCAAACGTAAGCCGGTCCAGAAGAAAGGCCCCCAGGCTTCCGCAGAGTCAGCCCGCAAACGGCAGTCAACATCGCGGCGGTCGGCTTCGAATCAGGGGAAGCGTCAGGGGCAAAAAAAGGCCAGGCCTCAAGCGAAGCCTACGAGTCAATTAGATGCTGCAGAGAGTGAATTCTGGGATCTACTGGAAGACGCATAGGCTGGCTGTCTTCCCGAATGAGTCATTAATCCCTTAACTACATTTAACCAGGATTTGAGACAACGGATGAAAATTGAACGGATTGAATTGTTTCATGTAGCAATGCCCCTGATCTATCCCTGGCGAACCGCATATGGAGAAGATGCTGCCATTCATTCCGTCTTGTGCCGCATGACGAGTGTCTCGGTCGAAGGCTGGGGGGAAAGTACTCCGCTGGCAGCACCCTGCTATAGTCCTGAATGGGCCGGCGGTGTTTTCCAAACGGTTTCTGAATGGCTGGCACCCGCATTACTGGGGCAGGATATCGAGAGTGGTGATGCGTTACAGGAGAGCCTGTCAGTCTATAAAGGAAATCCCTTTGCCAAAGCCGCGCTGGATAATGCCTGGTGGAGCTTACACAGCAGAATTAGCAACACGCCTTTGCATATTGCGCTGGGGGCAACGAGAAATGAAGTGCCGGTCGGCGCGGATTTCGGGGTCATGGATCATGTGGATGAGCTCATCGAAGCGGTGGGATCGGCCGTCGCGGAAAATTTTCCCCGCATCAAACTCAAGTTTCGTCCGGGGTGGGACATTCCCATGCTGAAAGCGATTCGTTCCTCGTTTCCCAAAGAGACATTTCACATCGATTGTAATAGTGGCTACCGCATTCAAGAT
This genomic interval from Gimesia alba contains the following:
- the gnd gene encoding decarboxylating NADP(+)-dependent phosphogluconate dehydrogenase: MSKNDIGLVGLAVMGQNLVLNMANHGYAVGVFNRTTSTTDEFVSSKTDEQKITGYHSLKDLVDSLAAPRKVMLMVKAGPAVDAIIDDLKGLLSPGDIIIDGGNTHFDDTNRRTKEVEEAGLLFIGTGVSGGEEGALKGPSIMPGGSPAGWPHVKSILQDISAKVGDNHDIPCCEWVGEAGAGHYVKMVHNGIEYGDMQLICESYYILKHALGLTNEELYKVFDEWNKGELESYLIEITRDIFTVIDEETGDYLVDKILDTAKQKGTGKWMSQHALDLGVPTTLITEAVYARCLSAQKDARVRASKILGGPDKKFEGDRDQFIEDVRQALYASKLCSYAQGYVQLNSAAEHFGWKLNNGDIALLWRGGCIIRSTFLQDIKAAFDKNPELENLLLDDFFRNAVENAQPSWRRVVATAVELGLPVPSFTAALSYYDGYRQARLPANLLQAQRDYFGAHTYQRIDKEGTFHTDWIRERRLDS
- a CDS encoding HAD family hydrolase: MSDNPLDTNFQKKNEFLIGIDSDGCAFDSMEIKHKECFIPNFINYFGLQPISKYAREAAEFTNLYSKWRGANRFISYTLALDLLEERPEVQSRKVSVPKLQGVRDWIERETKLGNPTLTAEVEKTKDADLELALKWSLAVNEMIADMVHDVPPYPNVRESLMKLDPVADMIVCSATPNEALNKEWEEHDIAQFVDAICGQEAGSKKETLGQAKACGYEADKVLMIGDAPGDMKAAEAVGALFYPINPGAEEASWERFIGEACDKFLKGEYAGEYQAKVIAEFDSYLPELPPWKR
- the menC gene encoding o-succinylbenzoate synthase produces the protein MKIERIELFHVAMPLIYPWRTAYGEDAAIHSVLCRMTSVSVEGWGESTPLAAPCYSPEWAGGVFQTVSEWLAPALLGQDIESGDALQESLSVYKGNPFAKAALDNAWWSLHSRISNTPLHIALGATRNEVPVGADFGVMDHVDELIEAVGSAVAENFPRIKLKFRPGWDIPMLKAIRSSFPKETFHIDCNSGYRIQDVPLFQAIDEFDLAMIEQPLQHDDLTDHAKLQELIRTPVCLDESITHPYRVQQALKLKSARYVNVKPGRVGGLTNAVKIHDLCQDAGIPCWVGGMLESATGASHCTALAMLDNFTYPADIFPSEKYYHEDMAQVPLDLVDVGGGIPGVKAFEELPDPDMKRLEALTIQKKIIGS
- a CDS encoding diphosphate--fructose-6-phosphate 1-phosphotransferase; this encodes MASPKNMIVAQSGGPSPVINNSLRGLVETARDLPEIGTIYAGWHGIEGVLKEELLNLSGQSPEEIALLRVTPAAGSVGTCRYKLKEHQNEDFDRIVEVFKAHNIGYFCYIGGNDSMDTANKVAQMATERGVDIVGIGVPKTIDNDVGDSEFKLIDHTPGYGSTARYWMSMVQMANEENRGSCPADPVLVLQAMGRKIGFIPAAARLADPQRKIPMQIYLAENPISIDQIHAQVNEQLKKDGRLIVVVSEGLSLGDIGETKDSFGHTQFSSSQLTVAQLLVNELNQRGLAVKGAARANIPGTDQRHNIAYASTVDLDEAYGAGQKAALLAAAGESGFMSTILRAEGPGYNVRYDKVPLPEVANSERTFPKNWISADGMDVTDDFIKYCKPLVGNDWPSIPMINGRIRFAQLQPLFSDQKLPKYVPQADR
- a CDS encoding MBL fold metallo-hydrolase, encoding MRIVLLGTGGYHPNERRHTACLMLPELGIIFDAGTSFFRVPDFLQTRDLQIFLTHAHLDHIAGLSFFLVPMLTDQVDSVKVYGEAAKLTAIQTHLFCEEIFPVLPDYEYIPLPKTVNVPGEGILRHLKLEHPGGSVGYRIDWPEHSLAYITDTANPEQHLDFVQGVDLLIHECYFPDDMAEWAEKTGHSHTTPVAELARDSQVGKLVLTHIDPQRSGDDPIGIQVAQKIFPNTTLGEDLMELEF
- a CDS encoding Hsp70 family protein, with protein sequence MQKIQAVGIDLGTTYSCIAHLNEHGEPVTIPNQEGELSTPSVAMFDGAEVIVGTEALRHAIVNPRNVIQHAKRFLGKQDFRWEIDGRYFSPKDISAFILKKLLSAAEERIGPIESAVITVPAQFSDVQRQETIAAGKQAGLKQVDLINEPVAASLCYVLGTEGMWFAELAEEQRILVYDLGGGTFDLSLVKYQKDEVNVIASGGDLKLGGIDWNSKLQAAIAEQFFTEFGTNPCNDPESLQYLANEVEQAKRSLTVRPKTTLACQVGSTRKTYQITQSQFEQLTKDLVEQTTKITKALLSDNKMGWAHVDVVLTTGGSSRMPMVRDALKQSSGTTRNLSLPPDQSIAHGAAYYAGMLLSNREYAESILTTEAASRLAKIKQHSVNARSLGFLVRDQTGQQRMPHYLLPANTQLPASIKHTYGTVSPNQRRVHLKLIESGASKDEPFVVLGNCVIEGLPADLPVDSKIEVLMEYDSEARVHVSARDCTSGKEARIEITREQNLVQGTLEEAEVKTEPQEPAGHSDPIMLKEILDQAEPANPPEQKKAPPAKQSFSAQPNPVARGLDSSERPIALCNQCGEPQLGPAGADCSTPEQHTKGALSTRKSAPQKKSGKRKPVQKKGPQASAESARKRQSTSRRSASNQGKRQGQKKARPQAKPTSQLDAAESEFWDLLEDA
- a CDS encoding STN domain-containing protein, translating into MKISRNSLNWWIPLFLLLMTGGNESRLARAANQNSDHQLAVLDRDPPKYLTDRNFRRVLVQPFSASWSNVGIRAILQRIQSTQNISIILDRRIDPSLKLTIDTQNLSLEAGLEKIASEAHAQIGIVGSNIYIGPAQAVANLMTLLELKQEELQNLSASRASLKSRVLFLSRKKTFHYQDLETPAEILKQITDAYQLTLTDPKQIPHDLWANGSLTAVNANQALSLVLIQLGFTFQWEQQGRQIQLEPVPEIVTIKKTYQPRKGSVSALITQLKQAFPDLTVVPSGKSITIQASIEVHEKIEQLLNPTKTLRSPKPVNADAVPIQRRKFTLRVKQVPLLAIMNKLEQSGIEFDYNASQLKSAGIDLNKLIDVTVKDAKPPEFFDALFSPLNLDYQIQGTKVILTPK